One window of Erwinia aphidicola genomic DNA carries:
- the thiQ gene encoding thiamine ABC transporter ATP-binding protein ThiQ translates to MLSLTNLTYLYNHLPMRFTFSAQAGERLAILGPSGAGKSTLLSLLAGFLPISGGDLRLNGCDHRATPPAQRPVSMLFQENNLFPHLTVAQNIGLGLHPGLKLSHQHKHELQNIAQRVGLTDELQRLPHQLSGGQRQRAALARCLVRQQPILLLDEPFSALDPALRKEMLALVDEVCAERNITLLMVSHSIEDAATIAPRSLLIVDGRVYWDGSTALLQRGAVPEAAVLGVTLEKHLP, encoded by the coding sequence ATGTTAAGCCTGACTAATCTCACCTATCTGTACAACCACCTGCCGATGCGCTTCACCTTCAGCGCGCAGGCGGGCGAGCGGCTGGCGATCCTCGGCCCGAGCGGCGCGGGCAAAAGCACCCTGCTGAGCCTGCTGGCCGGCTTTCTGCCGATCAGCGGCGGCGATCTGCGGCTAAACGGCTGCGATCATCGTGCGACGCCTCCGGCGCAGCGCCCGGTGTCGATGCTGTTTCAGGAGAACAACCTGTTTCCGCACCTGACGGTGGCGCAGAATATTGGCCTTGGCCTGCACCCCGGGCTGAAGCTCAGCCACCAGCACAAGCATGAGTTACAGAACATCGCCCAGCGCGTCGGGCTGACGGATGAGCTACAGCGCCTGCCGCATCAGCTCTCCGGCGGCCAGCGCCAGCGTGCGGCCCTCGCCCGCTGCCTGGTGAGACAACAGCCGATCCTGCTGCTCGACGAGCCGTTCTCCGCCCTCGATCCGGCCCTGCGTAAAGAGATGCTGGCGCTGGTGGATGAGGTCTGTGCCGAGCGCAATATCACGCTGCTGATGGTGTCGCACAGCATTGAAGATGCCGCGACCATCGCACCGCGCAGCCTGCTGATCGTTGACGGAAGGGTTTACTGGGATGGCAGCACCGCGCTGTTGCAGCGCGGTGCCGTG